Genomic window (Longimicrobium sp.):
CCTGCTGGAGGTCATCACCAAGGAAGGGCACGGACACCGGGCCGCCGGGCGCGACGAGCTGGCCACCGAGGTGCTGGAGCTGGCGCTGGTGGTGGCGGTGCTGCAGGGCGACGCGAGCCGCGAGGCGCGCGCCCTGAACGGCCTGGGCATCCTCCACCTGAGCCACGGCGACCTGGCCGCCGCGCAGGAGAGCTACGGCGCGGCCCGCGAGGCCGCCCGCGTGGCGGGCGACCAGCGCACGCTGGGCGAGATCGAGCAGAACCTGGGGATCATCGCCTCGATCCGCGGCGACTTCGCCGAGGCGCTGGAGCGCTACACGGCGGGGCTGGAGTACATGGAGCGGGCGGGGCACCTGCGCGGCTGCGCGCAGGCGCTGACCAACATCGGGATGCTGCACGTGGACCTGCAGCGCTTCGAGGAGGCGGACTCGTTCTTCCGGCGCTCCCTGGAGCTCTGCGGCAAGACGGGCGACGTGGGCACCGCCGGCACGGTGCACATCAACCGCTCGGAGATGTTCCTGGCGCGCGGCGAGCCCGAGCGGGCCCGGGAGAGCTGCGACGAGGCGTACGAGACGTTCAGCCGCATGGGCGACGCGGAGGGGCGCGCGGTGGCGATGAAATGCTACGGCGTGATCCACCGCTCGGTCAGCAAGCTTCACCTGGCCGAGGTGTACCTGCGGCAGGCGATCCAGATCGCCAGCGAGGCCCGCTACCCGCTGGGCGAGGCCGAGTCGCACCGCGAGCTGGCGCTGGTGCTGCGGGCGCTGAACCGGAACCGCGAGGCGCTGGAGGAGCTGAACCGCGCCCGTTCGCTGTTCATGACGCTCGAGGCCGAGCGCCACCAGGCCGACATCGGCGAGCGCATCTCCAAGCTGGAGAACGATTTCCTCTCCCTCGTGCGGTTCTGGGGCGAGTCGATCGAGGCGAAGGACCGGTACACGAGCGGGCACTGCGAGCGGGTGGCCGAGTACGCCTGCCGGCTGGCCGCCGAGGCGGGGATGGAGGAGCGCGAGATCGTGTGGTTCCGCATGGGCGCGTTCCTGCACGACCTGGGGAAGACCGAGGTGCCCGAGGAGATCCTGAACAAGCCCGGGCGCCTGACCGACGAGGAGCGCGCCATCATGGAGCGCCACCCCGTGATCGGCGACGAGATGCTGGCGCCGGTGGAGTTCCCGTGGGACATCCGCCCCATGGTGCGCTCGCACCACGAGCGCTGGGACGGGCGCGGCTACCCTGACGGGCTCACCGCCCACACCATCCCGCTCTCCGCGCGGATCCTGCGCATCGCGGACGTGTTCGACGCGCTGACGACGGCGCGCAGCTACCGGCGCCAGCTCACCCCCGAGGAGGCGCTGGCGATCATGGAGGACGACGTGGGCTCGTTCGACCCCGAGATCTTCGAGATCTTCAAGGTCATCTTCCCGGAGATCGTGGGGACGGCGGAAGAGGCCCAGCAGCGCGCCGGAGTGAGCTGAGAAGTAAGAGAGTACGAAAGTACGGAAGTACGATCCGGCGCGGGATCTGGATCGATGCGCAAACGAAGCGGGCGGCCAATCGGCCGCCCGTCGCTGTTTCGTACTCTCGTACTCTCGTACTCTCGTACTCTCGTACTCCGCCGAAGGCGGCCTCACGCGGCCGCGGCGGGCTCCTCGAGGGGGATGCCGCGGGTGCGGAGGAGGAGCTCGACCGCTTCGCCGATCTTGTTGTTCGGCGTGGACGCGCCGGCGGTGAGGCCCACGACCAGCGGGCCGTCGGGGAGCCAGTCCTCGGCTTCCATCTCGGGCGCGTCGAAGGGGGTGCCGCTGGGCTTGAAGCGGATGGTGCGCCGCTCCGGGTCGATGCAGCGCGCGTCGGCGATGTGGTAGGTGACGGTGCTGCGCGAGCAGATCACCGCCAGGTGGTTGGTGTTCGACGAGTTGTAGCCGCCGATCACCAGCATCACGTCGGGCTTGCGGGCCTCGTCGTCCACCAGCTTCACCACCGCGTCCTGCCGCTCCTGCGTGGCCGAGCAGATGGTGTCGAACGAGCGGAAGCGCTGCGCCGCGTCGTACCCCGCATCTCCCCCGTACCGCCGCTCCAGCGCCTTCCCCACCTCGGCGGCGATGGCGAGCGAATCGCCCGAGAGCATGGTGGTCTGGTTGGCCACGCCGATCCGCTGCAGGTGCAGGTCGGGGTCGAAGCCGGGCGAGCTCTTCTCGCGGAAGTGCTCCAGGAAGGCCTCGCGCGTGAGCGCCCCCGGCTTCCCCTCGATGTAGTCCATCACCAGCCGCGCCTCGGCCATGTCGCGCACCACCAGGAAGCGCCCCTCGGGCCAGCGGTACACCTGGCTGGCCGTGGCGCGCGTCTCCTCGTGGTAGTGCTTGCCGTGGACCAGCGCGGTGAAGCCGTCGCGCGCGTACTGCTCCACGCGCTTCCACACGTTCAGCACGCTGCCGCAGGTGGTGTCGACCAGGATGGCGCCGGTCTCCTGCAGCCGGCGGAAGTCCTCGACGGTGGCGCCGAAGGCGGGGAGGATCACCACGTCGTCGGGGCCGAGCGCGGAGAAGTCGAAGCGCCCGCCCTCGTCCGCGTGGAGGAAGACAACGCCCATCTCCGTCAACCGGCGGTTCACGTGCGGGTTGTGGATGATCTCGCCGAGAAGGAAGACGCGCCGGTCGGGGAACTTCACCCGCGTCTCGTAGGCGTAGTCCACCGCGCGGTCCACGCCGTAGCAGAAGCCGAACTCCTCGGCCAGCCGCACGGTCACCTGCTCGCGGCCGTGGCCGTACGTCTCCTCGTAGCCGTGCGCGCGGATGCGGTCCACCAGCGCGCTGTGGTACTCGGACCGGATGAGCGGCTCGATCTCCTTGCGGAGGCCGAAGCCGCGGCGGAAGTAGTTCTGCTCCACCGGCAACGGATATGCGAGAGTACGGGGTACGGCGTGCGCCCGCCGATCAGGCGGCGGTGAAGGCTAACCCCGCCCGCGGCCGGGGGCAACCTCGCGCAAGCGGCGTGGGGGGAATAGTTTTTGCCCCCTGGACGCCGCTCCGCAGGGATATACACCGACCGGGCTCGGGGGAGCCGGAGGACGCGCTTGAAGCTGGGAAAGACGAAGCCCAAGGCACTGGGGGGCGCGCCGCGGACCGGACGGTGGACGCGCGACGTACCCGAGCGCACGCGCCTGGGAGGCGAGCACCGCGGCTCGCTGATCCTGCTGCTGATCGCGGGCGGGGTGATCGTGATCGTCATGATCATCTTTGCCGTGATGGCCAGCTCGCGCCTGGACCGCGGGCTGCTGGGCCAGTACACGCAGGCGCGCCGCCGGCCCGACTGGGTGCGCGCCCGCGACCTGCCGCGCTACGTGCCCGACGCGTTCATGACGGTGGTGGACACCTCGGCCTTCCAGCGCCTGTCGCCGTACGGGCGGCAGGATCGGCCGCGGATGACGGTGGACCTGGTGACGCAGGTGCAGCGGCTGCGCGGCGGGGTGGACGACCAGGCGTGGCGCGCCTTCATGGTGCCGCTCACCGAGGCACGGCTCTCTCGCGCGCAGATGGTGGAGTACTACCTGAACCGCATCTACCTGGGGAAGGCGGGCGACTGGCGGGTGTACGGGGTGCAGCACGCGGCGCAGGAGTTCTTCGGCAAGGACGCGCGGCAGCTGACGCTGAGCGAGGCGGCCACGCTGGCGGGGATGATGCTGCCGCCGCGGCTGGTGAACCCGCAGGCCAGCCCGGGGGCGGTGGGCGCGCGCCGCAACGAGGTGCTGCGGCGGCTGCTGGAGGGGGGGCGGATCGACCGCGCCGCGTTCGACGGGGCCATGCACGAGATGCTGGCCTTCCAGCCGGGGATCGACTACGCGCCGATGACGCGGCCGGTGGGATGGGGGGGCGAGCCCGAGGTGATCCGCCTGCCGCCGGGATCTATTCCCGCGACCGACTCGGCGTCCGCGCGCCCCGCGGACCCGGGCGGCGGCCAGTAGAATCGTTCGCCGCGGTGTCGCGGCGCGCGCTGTCGGCCCGCGTGGTGGCGGGGGCCACGTAGGCGCGCGAGAGGTGGATCTGCACCAGCTTCCAATCCCCCCGGTCCTGCGAGAACACCCCCGAGGCGCGCAGCCACTGGTCGGGCGCGCTGCTCGCCGCGCCGATGAACTGGATGGGGGTGGAGAACCACCCCGTCTGCTCCCTGAGCCCCACTTCCACCCGCAGGTCCGGCGTGCGCGCCACCGCCGGCGCGGGCACGGGAACGCTGTCGAGCGCCGCCGCCAGCCCGCGGACGCCGATGCGCGCCACCCCGCCCGCCGCGTCGGAGCCGATCACCAGCACGTCCTCGGTGGGGTTGATGGCGGTCATGGCCCGCGCGCGGTTCCCCCGCCCCATCTCCTCGGCGAAGTTGCGGACGCGCGCCCGGATCTCGCTGGCGGCCTCCTGCTGGTCGATGCGGGCCGGGTCGCGCTGCGTGTAGAAGCTGCGCGGCGTGCGCTCCACCTTCATGAGGTCGCAGCCGGCGAGGGCGACGAGCAGGGCGGCGGCTGCGGCCGGAAACGGACGTCGCACGTTCGGTGGGGTGCGGGGTACGGTGATGGCGTCGGGACGCTCCCGAATCTGCGCGGCGCGCTCCCGGTGTCAAGCCGCACGCGGGCTCCCTTGACGGCGCGGGCGGGGTGCGGCATAGTCCAAGCCAGCTTCTCCCCGGCATTGAACGGCAGTACACGGATGCATCGATGATCTGGTTCGGCAACCTCGCGCACGCGCTCCGCATTCCCGTTCCCGCCCTGGTCACGGGCGACGACGGGCAGCGCATGGAGGCGGCGCTTCGGCACGTGGCCGCGCACGCGCCCCACCTGGAAGGCGACGCGCTCCTCGACGCGCTGGCGGCCACGGGCTTCGTGGACGTGCCCACGGCGCGGCGGCTGCTTCCCTGCTACCGCCACTTCGACGCGGACCGCTGGTTCGCCGAGTCGCTGCGCTCGCTCTCACTGAAGGGGCCGCTGGTGGCCGACGAGTTCCGCGGGCGGATCGGGCGGGTGGTGGAGGACCTGACCGGCAACGCGCGCATCGAGGACGTGGGGCCCGAAGGCGCGGTGCGCTTCTCGGTGGGCGGGCGCGAGGGGATCGTGCTGGCCTATCCCGCGGTGCAGTTCACGATCGGCGGGCCCGCGGCGAAGACCGTGGAGGCGGCGGTGGAGGAGATGCCCGACACGCTGGTGATCGTCGCGCGCAACTTCCAGGACAACACCCGCGCGCAGCTCTCCTCGATGCTCTCGCGCACCGAGGTGCCGGGAACGCTGGTGACGGTGAACCTGCTGCTGGGGATGCGGGCGACCGCGCTGAAGTATCTGCCGTCCCCCGACCGCGTGGTCGACCTGTTGAGCGTCGGCCGGCCGATCCGCTCGCAGGACGTGGCGACGCTGGGCGAGCGCGTGGCGGCGTAGGATCGTCGTCATCCACCGACGAGACGAGGGGCGGACCGGATTGCGGTTCGCCCCTCGTCTTTCGTCGGCCTTTCGTCCGGTCCGATGTTTCCGCTCCGGCGCGGCATCGCTGGATCTCACGCGGAGACGCGGAGGGTGATTCCGCATCGCCCTGCCTTTCGATCGATCCTGTCACTTCCCTGTCTCGTCCGGGAGACGCGGGACTTCAGCGCGTCAGCGGAAGACGAGGACGACGGCGGCCAGGAGCGCGCCGGCCAGGCAGAGCTGGATGGAGCGCGCCACCCACAGGAACTTGCGGCTGCACACCAAGCTCACGTGGTAGATCTGGGTCGACAGGTGGTCGAGCAGCTGCTGGCGGCTCTGGCCGTTCAGCGCCTTGACGAACGCGTCGGCCGAGCCGTGGGCCAGCACGCTTTCCCAGAAGATGAAGCCGGTGGTGTGCACGCGCACCAGCCGCGGCCGCATGGACCACGCGGCGGTCAGCACGGCGGCGCCCAGCGCCAGGAAGGCGAGGAGCGCGGACACCGACGTGACCGTCCACTCCGAGAACGGGCGGTTGGCGAACATGCGCTGCAGCCCGCCGCCGTACAGCAGGCTGAGCACCGCGCCCGCCAGCACGATCACCGACCCCGCCTTGGTGTCGGAGAAGCGGATGTGGTCGTTGATGTACCCGTTCACCGCCCACAGGTAGTCGTCCATGAACTCGTCCTCTTCCACCGAGGCCGAGCGGGCGAGCGAGCCCACGATGGGGCCGGGGATCTCGATGGTGCCGTGCGGCCCGGCGGGGGCGTCGCTTTCGGCTTCGGATTCGGTGCCGGGGAGGGCGGTGATGTCCATGCGAGGCTGCCTGTGGAGGGGGACCGCGGAGGGCGGCGGCCGTCGTCCGGCGGCGCCGCTGCCGCTAATCTAGTATGATGAACTCGTTTGCGGCACCATGCGGCACAAAGGGGAGAGCCCGGATGTTTTCACGCGGGGGGACGAGACGCGTTGGGGCGATGGCGATTTTCGCGCTCCTGCTGGCATCGGCGGGGTGCGACCTGGCCGAGGTGGTCACCGAGCCGGGCGAGGACGTGGTGGTGGTCGAAGGCGTGCTCTACGCCGATGTCCAGCTCCAGCAGATCCTGCTGCACCGCTCGCTGCAGGGGCACGAGGCCGCGGGGGTGCCGGGCGCGGCGGTGACGGTGACGGACGAGGCGGGCGTTGGGCACCGCTTCCACGAGGACGTGCCGAACTGCTTCCAGGTGGACCCCGTGTACACCGGCGCCGACTCGCTC
Coding sequences:
- a CDS encoding HD domain-containing phosphohydrolase; amino-acid sequence: MILPRCGELLEEATLHELVGERDAAQRCYAQAFTEALGAGHAESLLEVITKEGHGHRAAGRDELATEVLELALVVAVLQGDASREARALNGLGILHLSHGDLAAAQESYGAAREAARVAGDQRTLGEIEQNLGIIASIRGDFAEALERYTAGLEYMERAGHLRGCAQALTNIGMLHVDLQRFEEADSFFRRSLELCGKTGDVGTAGTVHINRSEMFLARGEPERARESCDEAYETFSRMGDAEGRAVAMKCYGVIHRSVSKLHLAEVYLRQAIQIASEARYPLGEAESHRELALVLRALNRNREALEELNRARSLFMTLEAERHQADIGERISKLENDFLSLVRFWGESIEAKDRYTSGHCERVAEYACRLAAEAGMEEREIVWFRMGAFLHDLGKTEVPEEILNKPGRLTDEERAIMERHPVIGDEMLAPVEFPWDIRPMVRSHHERWDGRGYPDGLTAHTIPLSARILRIADVFDALTTARSYRRQLTPEEALAIMEDDVGSFDPEIFEIFKVIFPEIVGTAEEAQQRAGVS
- a CDS encoding 4-hydroxy-3-methylbut-2-enyl diphosphate reductase, yielding MEQNYFRRGFGLRKEIEPLIRSEYHSALVDRIRAHGYEETYGHGREQVTVRLAEEFGFCYGVDRAVDYAYETRVKFPDRRVFLLGEIIHNPHVNRRLTEMGVVFLHADEGGRFDFSALGPDDVVILPAFGATVEDFRRLQETGAILVDTTCGSVLNVWKRVEQYARDGFTALVHGKHYHEETRATASQVYRWPEGRFLVVRDMAEARLVMDYIEGKPGALTREAFLEHFREKSSPGFDPDLHLQRIGVANQTTMLSGDSLAIAAEVGKALERRYGGDAGYDAAQRFRSFDTICSATQERQDAVVKLVDDEARKPDVMLVIGGYNSSNTNHLAVICSRSTVTYHIADARCIDPERRTIRFKPSGTPFDAPEMEAEDWLPDGPLVVGLTAGASTPNNKIGEAVELLLRTRGIPLEEPAAAA
- a CDS encoding transglycosylase domain-containing protein; this encodes MKLGKTKPKALGGAPRTGRWTRDVPERTRLGGEHRGSLILLLIAGGVIVIVMIIFAVMASSRLDRGLLGQYTQARRRPDWVRARDLPRYVPDAFMTVVDTSAFQRLSPYGRQDRPRMTVDLVTQVQRLRGGVDDQAWRAFMVPLTEARLSRAQMVEYYLNRIYLGKAGDWRVYGVQHAAQEFFGKDARQLTLSEAATLAGMMLPPRLVNPQASPGAVGARRNEVLRRLLEGGRIDRAAFDGAMHEMLAFQPGIDYAPMTRPVGWGGEPEVIRLPPGSIPATDSASARPADPGGGQ
- a CDS encoding nuclear transport factor 2 family protein, with the translated sequence MRRPFPAAAAALLVALAGCDLMKVERTPRSFYTQRDPARIDQQEAASEIRARVRNFAEEMGRGNRARAMTAINPTEDVLVIGSDAAGGVARIGVRGLAAALDSVPVPAPAVARTPDLRVEVGLREQTGWFSTPIQFIGAASSAPDQWLRASGVFSQDRGDWKLVQIHLSRAYVAPATTRADSARRDTAANDSTGRRPGPRGARTPSRSRE
- a CDS encoding Pycsar system effector family protein — encoded protein: MDITALPGTESEAESDAPAGPHGTIEIPGPIVGSLARSASVEEDEFMDDYLWAVNGYINDHIRFSDTKAGSVIVLAGAVLSLLYGGGLQRMFANRPFSEWTVTSVSALLAFLALGAAVLTAAWSMRPRLVRVHTTGFIFWESVLAHGSADAFVKALNGQSRQQLLDHLSTQIYHVSLVCSRKFLWVARSIQLCLAGALLAAVVLVFR